Proteins encoded by one window of Betaproteobacteria bacterium:
- a CDS encoding ParA family protein produces MQVVSIISTKGGVGKTTTAANLGGLAADAGLRVLLLDLDVQPTLSSYYELGHRAPGGIYELLAFNERELSQLVSRTIIAGLDLVVSNDHRGELNTLLLHAPDGRLRLRHLRSVLAPLYDLVLIDTQGARSVTLEMAVLASDIALSPVTPEILAARELRRGTIQLLEDIAPYRHLGIEPPPLHLLINRVHPISANARLIQQALRDLFQDHAGIRVLATDVPAIEAYPRAATRGLPVHRVEYRQPLGRVAPTALDTMRGLAGELFPQWQHRFATVSGRSPVPLDTGRPHGERT; encoded by the coding sequence ATGCAGGTTGTATCCATCATTTCAACGAAAGGTGGCGTCGGCAAAACCACCACGGCCGCAAACCTGGGCGGGCTCGCCGCCGACGCGGGGCTGCGCGTGCTGCTGCTCGATCTCGACGTGCAGCCCACCTTGTCGTCCTACTACGAACTGGGCCACCGCGCACCTGGCGGCATCTATGAGCTGCTGGCCTTCAACGAGCGCGAACTCAGCCAGCTCGTTTCCCGCACGATCATCGCGGGCCTGGACCTGGTGGTCTCCAACGACCACCGGGGCGAGTTGAACACCTTGCTGCTGCACGCCCCGGATGGGCGCCTTCGGTTGCGCCACCTGCGGTCGGTGCTGGCTCCCCTCTATGACCTGGTGCTGATCGACACCCAGGGCGCGCGCAGCGTGACCTTGGAGATGGCGGTGCTTGCCTCTGACATTGCACTGTCGCCCGTGACTCCGGAAATCCTCGCCGCCCGCGAGTTGCGGCGCGGCACCATCCAGTTGCTCGAAGACATCGCGCCGTACCGGCACCTGGGCATCGAGCCGCCGCCGCTGCACCTGCTCATCAACCGCGTCCATCCGATATCGGCGAACGCCCGGCTGATCCAGCAAGCCCTGCGCGATCTGTTCCAGGACCACGCCGGCATCCGGGTGTTGGCTACCGACGTGCCGGCCATCGAAGCCTATCCGCGCGCCGCGACGCGCGGCCTGCCGGTGCATCGGGTCGAGTATCGACAGCCGCTAGGCAGAGTGGCCCCCACCGCGCTAGACACCATGCGCGGTCTCGCCGGCGAGCTGTTCCCGCAGTGGCAACACCGATTTGCCACGGTGTCCGGCCGTTCGCCTGTCCCTCTTGATACCGGGAGGCCCCATGGCGAACGCACATGA
- a CDS encoding ATP-binding cassette domain-containing protein: protein MTSTQQTPLLEAQGVGRSYGQFIALEGVDLRLNQGEFVSPVGPNGAGKTTLVNVLTGFVPPTYGRAHFMGRDIRGSNSVELSTRGLARTFQLVNVFPDLTVRDTLTVAACSQLGLRWRLFGDARSHRSAAEVVRATAAAFRFEDALDIVASSLPHGKRKLLDVASAFALRPKVVLLDEPTAGVSTADKHGVMETLLVAAREMNVGAILLIEHDMDLVRRYSSRIVAMQGGRKIADQPTDDFFSNEEILSVVVGKLETTA, encoded by the coding sequence ATGACATCAACGCAGCAAACCCCGCTCCTGGAGGCACAGGGTGTCGGAAGATCGTACGGACAGTTTATCGCGCTGGAAGGTGTAGATCTGCGTCTCAACCAAGGCGAGTTCGTATCCCCCGTCGGTCCAAATGGCGCCGGCAAGACGACGCTGGTCAACGTGCTCACTGGCTTTGTTCCACCTACGTATGGCCGGGCACACTTCATGGGTCGCGACATCCGTGGCTCGAATTCGGTCGAGCTGTCAACGCGCGGCCTCGCACGAACATTCCAACTGGTGAATGTGTTCCCCGACTTGACTGTTCGGGACACGCTCACAGTTGCCGCTTGCTCTCAGTTGGGCCTGCGCTGGAGGCTATTTGGCGATGCACGGTCTCATCGGTCGGCAGCGGAAGTAGTGCGCGCCACGGCGGCTGCATTCCGGTTCGAAGATGCGCTTGACATCGTTGCAAGCTCACTGCCACACGGCAAGCGCAAGCTGCTGGACGTGGCTAGTGCCTTCGCGCTGCGACCTAAGGTCGTACTTCTTGACGAGCCAACGGCCGGCGTTTCCACCGCCGACAAGCATGGCGTCATGGAAACCCTCCTGGTGGCGGCGCGCGAGATGAATGTCGGCGCGATCCTGCTGATCGAGCACGACATGGACCTAGTCCGGCGCTATTCCAGTCGGATCGTGGCAATGCAGGGGGGGCGAAAGATCGCCGACCAACCCACTGATGACTTCTTCTCTAATGAAGAGATCCTGTCAGTCGTCGTCGGGAAACTGGAGACAACGGCATGA
- a CDS encoding transposase encodes MRKSKFTEEQIIGFLKQAEAGIAVAEICRKGGFSDATFYKWRAKFGGMEASDARRLRELEQENGKLKRLLAEAHLDMHALKSVLGVKR; translated from the coding sequence ATGAGGAAGAGCAAGTTCACAGAGGAACAGATCATCGGGTTCCTCAAGCAGGCCGAGGCCGGCATCGCGGTGGCTGAGATCTGCCGCAAAGGCGGGTTCTCGGACGCGACGTTCTACAAGTGGCGCGCCAAGTTCGGCGGCATGGAGGCGTCGGACGCGCGCCGGCTGCGCGAGCTCGAGCAGGAGAACGGCAAGCTCAAGCGGCTGCTGGCCGAGGCGCACCTGGACATGCACGCACTCAAGAGCGTCCTGGGGGTAAAGCG
- a CDS encoding SDR family oxidoreductase: MDLGIEGRVAVITGGARGIGFAEAEALGAEGAVIAINDIDSVAAMDAAAILRARGIQASAFPADAADEAEVAEAMRKIAEKFGKIAILVNNAGVGVKPDYSAYEMPAEVWDSMQRAHVRSTFLWSRAAIPLMRLGGYGRIVNTSSMNYTGGGRPGASHYVAAKASIAGFTRALAKEMGPDGITVNAIAPGYVATELIDGFSSPMLAVIREQNPTRRLCEPNEIGALVAYLASRQAGFINGEIVCIDGGRREFYWGNTA, from the coding sequence ATGGATCTGGGCATCGAAGGCCGTGTGGCCGTTATCACCGGTGGGGCGCGCGGAATCGGCTTTGCCGAAGCCGAGGCGCTCGGGGCGGAAGGCGCGGTGATCGCGATCAACGACATAGACTCCGTCGCAGCAATGGACGCGGCCGCTATTCTGCGTGCGCGTGGCATCCAAGCGTCGGCGTTCCCCGCCGACGCCGCCGACGAAGCTGAAGTGGCGGAAGCGATGCGCAAGATTGCCGAGAAATTCGGCAAGATAGCCATTCTCGTTAACAATGCCGGCGTCGGAGTAAAGCCGGATTACAGCGCGTACGAGATGCCGGCGGAAGTCTGGGACAGTATGCAGCGCGCGCATGTGCGCAGCACCTTCCTCTGGTCGCGCGCGGCTATTCCTCTCATGCGCCTCGGTGGCTACGGGCGCATCGTCAACACTTCGTCTATGAACTACACCGGAGGCGGTCGCCCGGGAGCCTCGCATTACGTTGCAGCCAAGGCGTCCATCGCTGGCTTCACCCGCGCACTCGCTAAGGAGATGGGACCGGATGGGATCACCGTTAATGCGATCGCGCCTGGCTACGTTGCCACCGAATTGATCGACGGCTTCTCATCACCGATGCTTGCGGTGATCCGTGAGCAGAATCCCACGCGAAGGCTGTGTGAGCCCAATGAGATAGGAGCGCTGGTGGCCTACCTGGCCTCGCGCCAGGCGGGCTTTATCAACGGCGAGATCGTCTGTATTGACGGCGGGCGACGCGAGTTTTACTGGGGGAACACCGCGTGA
- a CDS encoding ABC transporter ATP-binding protein, with translation MTLQLENVNVHRQGNHVLHDLSLRVEPGELVCLVGRNGAGKTTTFRAIMGYHKVASGEIRFGGDSLEGWPTHRIAAKGVGYTPEGSDVFGDLTVEDNIALPTWTRKTARPASERLEAAYSIFPKLRTYAHRGGQQLSGGERKMVSISRPCTDPDLLLLDEAFEGLSPAILPTISAGLRSILDQGRAVLLAESNFYHLPRFADRLYVIERGEIVFEGTRAQAEADAATMKIIKGLE, from the coding sequence ATGACGCTACAACTTGAGAATGTGAACGTCCACCGACAAGGAAACCATGTCCTGCACGATCTGTCGCTGCGGGTTGAACCGGGGGAGCTGGTGTGCCTTGTCGGACGAAACGGGGCAGGCAAAACCACCACTTTTCGCGCCATCATGGGCTACCACAAAGTTGCCTCAGGCGAGATCCGGTTTGGCGGCGACTCGCTAGAGGGGTGGCCTACGCACCGGATCGCGGCCAAGGGCGTGGGCTACACCCCCGAAGGCAGCGATGTGTTCGGCGACCTCACTGTCGAGGACAACATCGCATTGCCGACCTGGACGCGCAAGACTGCTCGTCCTGCAAGCGAGCGACTGGAGGCTGCCTACTCTATATTTCCCAAACTGCGCACCTACGCGCATCGCGGAGGGCAGCAGCTATCCGGTGGCGAACGCAAGATGGTTTCAATTTCGCGCCCTTGCACTGATCCAGATCTTCTGCTGTTGGACGAAGCCTTCGAAGGCCTTTCGCCTGCAATCCTGCCAACCATCAGCGCCGGACTGCGAAGCATCCTGGATCAAGGACGCGCGGTGCTGCTCGCGGAATCAAATTTCTATCATCTACCTCGCTTCGCAGATCGGCTGTACGTCATCGAGCGGGGCGAGATCGTCTTTGAGGGGACGCGGGCGCAGGCGGAGGCGGATGCCGCGACCATGAAGATCATTAAAGGCTTGGAGTAA
- a CDS encoding AlpA family transcriptional regulator — translation MSQTPVLPPPERRILRLLEVEAKSGFKRAHLYNLMRAGKFPKALRLGVRAVGWDSIEIDEWIAERVNSRA, via the coding sequence ATGTCGCAAACACCTGTACTTCCACCGCCCGAGCGCCGCATCCTGCGCTTGCTAGAAGTCGAAGCGAAATCCGGCTTCAAGCGTGCCCACCTCTACAACCTGATGCGCGCCGGCAAGTTCCCCAAGGCGCTGCGCCTGGGCGTGCGCGCCGTCGGCTGGGATTCCATCGAGATCGATGAGTGGATCGCCGAGCGCGTCAACAGCCGGGCCTGA
- a CDS encoding ParB family protein produces the protein MAEITSQQMAGKLLAAGFERGGPSASALSDPIADTPMVVTLDQLRPYDHDPRKKRNSAYEEIKASIRERGLDAAPAITRRPGEDHYIIRNGGNTRLAILRELWSETKDEQFFRISCLFRPWPSRGEVVMLTGHLAENELRGSLTFIERALGVEKAREFYEQESSAAVSQTELARRLAADGFPVQQSHISRMSDAVRYLLPAIPAVLYGGLGRHQVERLSVLRKACMFAWERYGKGRSLVQDFDEFFQEVLSQFDTLGDEFAPQRVQDELIGQMAELLGVDYDVLALDMTESESRQRALTSDPTPPSRPPVLPEPGAIARPPATTASITAGSAAAAPPAGRPAATPSTHESEADTGQAGAGSPAADADLLREHIVSPAPTTERLESIQRMVADQLGDALPRDFSANVLQSIPVQAGGLYPISDVWYIEPGLDTPERLRTHIAQFAREIVGEAGLGECIDDRADGIGFACRAYAQDPGPLGSAVLSLLACLAGQQPTNVGMDDGQVVSGLPALLHGQGDAARRLSDTALVKLFRLLRLARRLLDLEAGATASGT, from the coding sequence ATGGCTGAGATCACCTCCCAGCAGATGGCTGGCAAGCTGCTCGCGGCGGGGTTCGAGCGCGGCGGCCCGTCCGCGTCGGCCTTGAGCGACCCCATCGCCGACACGCCGATGGTCGTGACGCTGGACCAGTTGCGCCCCTACGACCACGACCCCAGGAAGAAGCGCAACTCGGCCTACGAGGAAATCAAGGCATCCATCCGCGAGCGTGGCCTCGACGCAGCGCCGGCCATCACGCGGCGTCCCGGTGAAGACCACTACATCATCCGCAACGGCGGCAACACACGCCTGGCGATCCTGCGCGAACTGTGGTCAGAGACGAAAGACGAACAGTTCTTTCGCATATCGTGCCTGTTCCGTCCCTGGCCCAGCCGTGGCGAAGTGGTCATGCTGACCGGCCACCTGGCCGAGAACGAATTGCGCGGGAGCCTCACGTTCATCGAGAGGGCTTTGGGCGTGGAGAAAGCGCGCGAGTTCTACGAGCAGGAAAGCAGCGCCGCCGTCAGCCAAACCGAGTTGGCCCGCCGCCTCGCTGCCGATGGCTTCCCGGTCCAGCAGTCGCACATCAGCCGCATGAGCGACGCGGTACGCTACCTCCTGCCCGCGATCCCCGCAGTGCTCTATGGCGGCCTCGGACGCCATCAGGTTGAACGCCTGTCGGTCCTGCGCAAAGCCTGCATGTTCGCGTGGGAGCGCTACGGCAAAGGCCGCTCGCTGGTTCAGGACTTCGACGAGTTCTTTCAGGAAGTGCTGTCGCAATTCGACACGCTAGGCGACGAGTTCGCCCCCCAGCGCGTACAGGACGAGCTGATCGGCCAGATGGCCGAGCTGCTGGGTGTTGATTACGACGTGCTCGCTTTGGACATGACCGAATCCGAGAGCCGGCAGCGCGCCTTGACCAGCGATCCGACACCGCCCTCAAGACCACCGGTATTGCCGGAGCCGGGAGCCATCGCGCGTCCACCTGCCACTACCGCGTCAATCACCGCAGGATCTGCAGCGGCCGCGCCGCCTGCAGGTCGGCCAGCGGCTACCCCCTCGACGCACGAGAGCGAGGCGGATACCGGCCAGGCAGGCGCAGGCAGCCCCGCAGCGGACGCCGATCTGCTTCGGGAGCACATCGTCTCGCCGGCACCGACGACCGAGCGGCTTGAGTCCATCCAGCGCATGGTCGCCGACCAGTTGGGCGATGCACTGCCGCGCGACTTCTCGGCGAATGTCTTGCAGTCCATCCCGGTGCAGGCCGGCGGGCTCTATCCCATCTCCGATGTCTGGTACATCGAGCCCGGACTGGATACGCCCGAGCGTTTGCGCACCCACATCGCGCAGTTCGCCCGCGAGATCGTGGGCGAAGCTGGCCTGGGCGAGTGCATCGATGACCGTGCAGATGGCATCGGCTTTGCCTGCCGGGCCTACGCCCAAGACCCGGGGCCGCTGGGCAGTGCCGTCCTCTCGTTGCTGGCATGTCTGGCCGGTCAGCAGCCCACCAACGTCGGCATGGATGACGGACAGGTCGTCAGTGGCCTGCCGGCGCTGCTGCACGGTCAAGGCGATGCGGCCCGGCGATTGAGCGACACCGCACTGGTCAAGCTGTTCCGGCTGCTGCGGCTGGCCCGCCGCCTGCTCGATCTGGAAGCTGGCGCGACGGCTTCTGGAACGTGA
- a CDS encoding alpha/beta fold hydrolase gives MAVRAQGGRLPAARVLYLHGGGWVLGSVDTHLAAMSRLALGSGTEVVGIDYRLAPEAPFPAALHDCLSAWHWLEADSTGRPLFIAGDSAGANLALAAMLEFRGQHVAMPSAALLFYGVFGPDCCGESNDRFGSGDYGLSTARMAWFRSNYLQAAGEARATDARISPLLADLSGLPPMLIMAAQCDPLADDSRALARRARAAGLVVTEAEQPGLVHGFLQMAAVVPEAATALNDAARYLCALQCPLADSPESRHRLLPGCVDAPHGVVSLGDFSLTGGGQIADMRISYADHGHDGVAQKPVVLVLSAIGSTHHRLDFLIGPGRALDPRSFRILAVDAIGNGLTSSPSNSPGQSGRIFPRFGIDDMVHSQHALLAQLGIRQLHAVVGASMGGMQALAWAVLYPGFARRVVALTPMAKTTPWARLINLMARAHLEAGLARVERGAPPHDVWTDWVPLMQAASMRTPSQFDCEIADSERVETWLAAQTRAWIAQGFDPLDWIWQSYAYDAFDVGLLADHGGDTDKALASICVPTLVGAPPLDLYNPVEAAHRVACHVANCRWVDIQSNYGHLAASALDPNAALALNGEISNFLAN, from the coding sequence GTGGCCGTTCGTGCTCAGGGCGGGCGTTTGCCCGCAGCGCGGGTACTCTACCTACATGGCGGCGGCTGGGTACTGGGCAGCGTTGACACCCACCTCGCAGCAATGTCGCGGCTGGCGCTAGGTTCAGGCACCGAAGTTGTCGGCATCGACTATCGACTGGCGCCCGAAGCACCGTTTCCGGCGGCCCTGCACGACTGCCTGAGCGCGTGGCACTGGCTTGAGGCTGACAGTACCGGAAGACCGCTGTTCATTGCCGGCGATTCGGCTGGCGCCAACCTGGCGCTGGCGGCGATGCTGGAGTTCCGCGGACAACATGTGGCGATGCCGTCCGCAGCGTTGCTATTTTATGGCGTGTTCGGGCCTGACTGCTGCGGTGAGTCGAACGACAGATTTGGCTCGGGAGACTATGGGCTTTCAACCGCTCGCATGGCTTGGTTCCGCTCGAACTACTTACAGGCCGCAGGCGAAGCAAGAGCCACCGATGCGCGGATCTCACCGCTGCTGGCCGATTTGTCCGGCCTGCCGCCAATGCTCATCATGGCGGCGCAGTGCGATCCGCTCGCTGATGACAGCCGCGCTTTGGCTAGGCGCGCACGCGCTGCCGGACTGGTCGTGACTGAAGCGGAACAGCCTGGTCTTGTTCACGGGTTTCTCCAGATGGCGGCCGTGGTGCCCGAAGCGGCCACTGCGCTAAATGACGCGGCGCGGTATCTATGCGCGCTGCAGTGCCCCCTGGCTGACTCCCCTGAATCGAGACATCGGTTGCTGCCCGGCTGCGTCGATGCACCGCATGGTGTTGTCTCGCTGGGCGACTTTTCGTTGACCGGCGGCGGGCAGATCGCCGACATGCGCATCTCATATGCGGATCATGGACATGATGGGGTGGCGCAAAAACCCGTCGTGCTGGTACTCAGCGCCATCGGCAGCACACATCATCGCCTCGACTTTCTGATCGGCCCTGGCCGAGCGTTGGACCCCCGGAGCTTTCGCATACTGGCGGTGGATGCCATCGGCAACGGGTTAACCAGTTCCCCGTCCAATTCTCCCGGTCAGTCGGGCCGCATTTTTCCGCGCTTCGGTATCGATGATATGGTGCACAGCCAGCATGCGTTGCTGGCGCAGTTGGGAATTAGGCAGCTTCATGCGGTAGTGGGCGCTTCCATGGGCGGAATGCAGGCGCTTGCATGGGCGGTACTGTACCCAGGGTTTGCACGGCGCGTGGTTGCGCTCACTCCCATGGCGAAAACAACTCCCTGGGCGCGATTAATAAACCTGATGGCCCGCGCGCACCTAGAGGCAGGCCTGGCTCGCGTGGAACGTGGAGCGCCGCCGCACGACGTATGGACGGATTGGGTTCCCCTCATGCAAGCGGCGAGCATGCGCACTCCGTCGCAGTTCGACTGTGAAATTGCCGATAGCGAGCGCGTGGAGACGTGGCTGGCGGCCCAGACGCGAGCGTGGATTGCGCAAGGCTTCGATCCATTGGACTGGATCTGGCAGTCCTATGCCTATGACGCCTTTGACGTGGGGCTGTTGGCCGATCATGGTGGTGACACTGATAAGGCGCTTGCCTCGATATGCGTCCCCACCCTAGTGGGCGCCCCGCCCTTGGACCTATATAACCCTGTAGAGGCCGCGCATCGCGTGGCTTGTCACGTGGCCAACTGTCGGTGGGTCGATATTCAAAGCAATTACGGCCATTTAGCGGCTAGCGCTCTGGACCCGAATGCGGCTCTCGCGCTCAATGGCGAGATCTCGAACTTTCTCGCTAACTAA
- a CDS encoding DUF2857 domain-containing protein: MSAPHPLNQAVIAQALYDLRNGQLRRCKLMGFGEEELDALKHPALISVLANANVSWCSVTVNREVLRRLLKQAQDVEKEIATVDRMLRLGASTEMVSRFYGLTHQEVALRREILGMPKRKGRHPVLDEKQDTELWRQWKAVTGSRNVDLEDETSILDAAMDLAEGMSLPLSVVWAAIKSWVDQGLG, from the coding sequence ATGTCCGCACCACACCCACTCAACCAGGCCGTCATCGCCCAAGCCCTCTATGACCTGCGAAATGGGCAACTGCGCCGCTGCAAGCTGATGGGGTTTGGCGAGGAAGAACTGGACGCCCTCAAGCATCCCGCGCTGATCAGCGTGCTGGCCAACGCCAATGTCTCGTGGTGCTCCGTGACGGTCAACCGCGAAGTGCTCCGGCGGTTGCTCAAACAGGCGCAGGACGTGGAGAAGGAAATCGCCACGGTCGATCGCATGCTCAGGCTGGGCGCAAGCACCGAGATGGTCAGCCGCTTCTACGGCCTCACCCACCAGGAAGTGGCGCTTCGTCGCGAAATCCTGGGCATGCCCAAGCGCAAAGGCCGCCACCCCGTGCTGGACGAGAAGCAGGACACGGAACTGTGGCGGCAGTGGAAGGCCGTGACCGGCAGCAGGAACGTCGATCTTGAAGACGAGACCTCCATCCTCGATGCCGCGATGGACTTGGCCGAAGGCATGTCGCTGCCCCTGTCGGTGGTCTGGGCCGCGATCAAGTCGTGGGTCGATCAGGGACTGGGTTGA
- a CDS encoding type II toxin-antitoxin system HicA family toxin, whose translation MANAHELARGHKRLRALIEFAIGEGWHVKRTPGGHLKFTKAGCAAIYTSSTASDHRAALNARSQIRRAEREAQFQVQGNDHG comes from the coding sequence ATGGCGAACGCACATGAACTGGCGCGCGGCCACAAGCGGCTGCGCGCCCTGATCGAATTCGCGATCGGCGAAGGTTGGCACGTCAAGCGCACGCCTGGCGGCCACCTCAAGTTCACCAAGGCCGGCTGCGCCGCGATCTACACCAGTTCGACGGCCAGCGACCACCGCGCGGCCCTCAACGCCCGTTCGCAGATCCGCCGCGCCGAGCGCGAAGCGCAGTTCCAGGTGCAGGGAAACGACCATGGCTGA
- a CDS encoding LysR family transcriptional regulator, whose amino-acid sequence MDIRLIHYFMSVYEERSFAKAAERMHVVRSALSMQIRNLEDELGTVVFDRTKRGVEPTVAGRRFYELCQPIARTLAFAKQEMSDLVQGNSVSGSLRVGLPSATCQGVLGEILDEFMGLYPNVDVTVVEAYSRYVTEQVQSGFLDVALGALPLEHSGLACRPGFQDHFALISGQPINGPQFTPCDLSTMREPQVDSSLRTPPDGRHVA is encoded by the coding sequence ATGGACATTCGGCTTATCCACTATTTCATGAGTGTCTACGAGGAGCGAAGCTTTGCCAAGGCCGCCGAACGGATGCACGTAGTGCGGTCCGCGCTGAGCATGCAAATTCGCAACCTAGAGGACGAACTCGGCACGGTAGTGTTCGACCGCACCAAACGCGGAGTCGAGCCAACCGTGGCCGGCCGACGGTTCTATGAACTGTGCCAACCCATCGCACGGACACTTGCCTTTGCCAAGCAAGAGATGAGCGATCTGGTCCAGGGCAATAGCGTATCGGGGTCTCTGCGCGTAGGGCTTCCCTCGGCTACCTGTCAGGGAGTTTTGGGTGAAATATTAGATGAGTTCATGGGCCTCTACCCCAATGTGGACGTGACTGTCGTGGAGGCCTACAGCCGCTACGTGACGGAGCAGGTGCAATCAGGCTTTCTTGACGTCGCTCTGGGCGCCTTGCCGCTGGAGCATAGCGGGCTTGCCTGCCGACCAGGCTTTCAGGATCACTTCGCCCTTATCTCCGGCCAGCCCATCAACGGGCCGCAGTTCACACCTTGCGACTTGTCGACCATGCGCGAGCCTCAAGTTGATAGTTCCCTCCGAACGCCACCTGATGGGCGCCACGTTGCTTGA
- a CDS encoding NAD(P)/FAD-dependent oxidoreductase: MMSVAVGETVPSAYVPLLLEEMGLSERHSRITAAGGEARQPPKGFKVVVIGAGLAGICAAIQLEQAGIPFVILEKNADIGGTWFENSYPGCGVDTPNHYFSYSFSPNNDWPHHFSKQGEILSYIRKTAEKFKLRDRIRLGVEVTRASFDEAVNRWNIETVDGQGRVERLRATALVSAVGQLNRPFIPRIEGLEFFKGAKFHTARWDHSFEVNGKRVALVGTGASGMQVGPSIAPDVAELLVFQRAPNWAMRNANYHKAVTDGHRWALNHIPFFSQWQRFQLFWVSAESFHDTLRVDPKWAMSEISLNRENHAIREQLVAYIRSELEGDESLIAKCTPNYPPYGSRMLRDNNWYRMLKLDNVELITDAISHVTENAIVMEDGTRHQVDAIVFATGFQASRMLWPMEIRGRHGVDLRQLWGDDDPRAYKGMTVPQFPNFFVMYGPNTNPGPGGSTIFYFECQIRYIMQALRAMIDSDFATIEVKQEVHDHYNAVVDERCANMVWSHPRVTSWYKNAAGRVTVNSPWKQLEYWQITQRFEPSEYLCVPRTEVKPSATEFVTDDVE, encoded by the coding sequence ATGATGAGCGTAGCGGTCGGCGAGACAGTGCCTTCAGCATACGTGCCACTGCTGCTGGAAGAAATGGGGCTTAGCGAGAGGCATTCGCGCATTACGGCAGCAGGCGGCGAGGCTCGGCAACCTCCCAAAGGGTTCAAGGTCGTGGTGATTGGGGCTGGCTTGGCGGGAATCTGCGCGGCAATCCAACTCGAGCAAGCGGGCATCCCATTCGTGATCTTGGAGAAAAATGCAGACATCGGCGGCACTTGGTTCGAAAACTCGTACCCCGGCTGCGGCGTCGACACGCCGAATCATTATTTCTCTTACTCCTTCAGCCCCAACAATGACTGGCCCCATCATTTTTCCAAACAGGGCGAGATACTGAGTTATATCCGTAAGACAGCGGAAAAATTCAAGTTGCGCGATCGGATCCGACTCGGTGTTGAGGTCACGCGAGCAAGCTTCGACGAAGCCGTCAATCGCTGGAACATCGAGACGGTGGATGGCCAAGGCCGAGTCGAGAGGCTACGTGCCACGGCACTAGTTTCCGCGGTGGGCCAGCTCAATCGCCCGTTCATCCCGCGTATCGAAGGGCTCGAGTTCTTCAAGGGTGCCAAGTTCCACACCGCCCGCTGGGACCACAGTTTCGAGGTGAATGGCAAACGGGTGGCGCTGGTCGGAACTGGCGCCAGCGGCATGCAGGTGGGTCCCAGCATTGCCCCCGACGTGGCTGAGCTGCTGGTGTTCCAGCGCGCGCCCAATTGGGCGATGCGCAACGCCAACTACCATAAGGCGGTCACTGACGGCCATCGCTGGGCCCTGAACCATATTCCTTTCTTCTCCCAGTGGCAGCGATTCCAGCTCTTCTGGGTGTCGGCTGAGAGCTTTCATGACACGCTGCGGGTGGATCCCAAGTGGGCCATGAGCGAAATCTCCCTGAACCGCGAGAACCATGCAATTCGTGAGCAACTGGTTGCTTACATCCGCAGCGAACTGGAAGGCGACGAATCGCTGATCGCAAAGTGCACACCCAACTATCCGCCTTATGGTTCCCGCATGCTGCGCGACAACAACTGGTACCGCATGCTCAAGCTCGACAACGTGGAGCTCATCACCGACGCAATCTCTCATGTGACCGAGAACGCGATCGTGATGGAAGACGGAACCCGCCATCAAGTGGACGCTATCGTTTTCGCCACTGGCTTCCAGGCGTCACGCATGTTGTGGCCGATGGAAATTCGGGGGCGCCACGGTGTCGACCTACGCCAGCTCTGGGGCGATGACGATCCGCGGGCCTATAAGGGGATGACCGTTCCCCAGTTCCCCAACTTCTTTGTGATGTATGGACCCAACACCAACCCGGGGCCGGGCGGCAGCACCATCTTTTATTTCGAATGCCAGATCCGCTACATCATGCAGGCCTTGCGTGCAATGATCGACAGTGACTTCGCAACGATTGAAGTCAAGCAGGAAGTACATGATCATTACAACGCCGTGGTCGACGAGCGTTGCGCCAACATGGTGTGGTCTCACCCGCGCGTTACCAGTTGGTATAAAAATGCTGCCGGACGGGTAACCGTCAATTCGCCTTGGAAGCAACTTGAGTATTGGCAGATCACCCAGCGGTTCGAACCATCAGAGTATCTCTGCGTGCCTCGCACCGAAGTGAAACCTTCGGCGACTGAGTTCGTCACGGACGATGTTGAGTAA